The proteins below come from a single Plantactinospora sp. KBS50 genomic window:
- a CDS encoding amidohydrolase family protein, with protein MRVDVHCHFLPESGRRARERGTDWHGTLFSVNDAGILVSQTGSERFTFGSPRHFESMERRVERMDDRGIDTEMLSLLPPLFRYDVPAADNIAASRDVNDELSELTKRFPGRFLGLGTLPLQDVEASVAEIERAMALPGMAGFAIGTNINGANLDEESLAPFFTAAQDLGAFIFIHPMDQRHTGSLDRYYLRNTIGNPLETTTAAASLMLSGRLAQLPRLNVCLAHGGGYVAAALGRLEHTYRVRKEVEKTPEHSPAALYRRFFYDCLTHDERTLRHLVDFVGADRVVIGTDYPADMGMTDAAREIAASAAFTDDEKAAILGGNLAAVLGRLIADPQ; from the coding sequence ATGAGAGTCGACGTTCACTGTCACTTCCTGCCCGAGTCCGGGCGCCGCGCCCGCGAGCGGGGCACCGACTGGCACGGCACGTTGTTCAGCGTCAACGACGCCGGCATCCTCGTCTCGCAGACCGGCTCGGAGCGGTTCACCTTCGGATCGCCACGGCACTTCGAGTCGATGGAGCGCCGGGTCGAGCGGATGGACGACCGCGGAATCGACACCGAGATGCTCTCGCTGCTGCCGCCGCTGTTCCGCTACGACGTACCGGCGGCGGACAACATCGCGGCATCCCGGGACGTGAACGACGAACTCTCCGAACTGACGAAGCGGTTCCCGGGCCGGTTCCTCGGCCTGGGAACCCTTCCCCTCCAGGACGTCGAGGCCTCCGTCGCCGAGATCGAGCGGGCGATGGCCCTGCCCGGGATGGCCGGCTTCGCGATCGGCACGAACATCAACGGCGCCAACCTCGACGAGGAGTCCCTGGCACCGTTCTTCACCGCCGCGCAGGACCTCGGCGCCTTCATCTTCATCCACCCGATGGACCAGCGGCACACCGGATCGCTGGACCGCTACTACCTGCGCAACACGATCGGAAACCCGCTGGAGACCACGACCGCGGCCGCGTCGCTGATGCTCAGCGGCCGGCTCGCGCAGCTTCCCCGGCTGAACGTCTGCCTGGCCCACGGCGGCGGTTACGTCGCCGCCGCCCTGGGCCGGCTGGAGCACACCTACCGGGTGCGCAAGGAGGTCGAGAAGACCCCCGAGCACTCGCCGGCGGCGCTCTACCGGCGCTTCTTCTACGACTGCCTCACCCACGACGAGCGGACCCTGCGTCACCTCGTCGACTTCGTCGGCGCCGACCGGGTGGTGATCGGCACCGACTACCCGGCCGACATGGGGATGACCGACGCGGCCAGGGAGATCGCCGCCTCGGCGGCGTTCACCGACGACGAAAAGGCCGCCATCCTCGGCGGCAACCTGGCCGCGGTCCTGGGCCGGCTCATCGCGGACCCACAGTAA
- a CDS encoding tripartite tricarboxylate transporter substrate binding protein — translation MTRFRNAAAAALLVLLAAGCTSGGSGSGDSGASNEGWTPEYKDGVLQPLPDGFPSRPITLLNVDAPGHDDGLYARAMQTALRGISPVTVEVRDQNYPTFGTWAGIQYMQDQSGGKDGYICEVAAMVGASLDLLTEPIEDEFGMTIEDFNPIVVTEQTPFVMVTRSNAPWSSYQEMVDAAKANPGTVRYAAASGSLLDIATNRLMRANGWTSKVIPMEGSVDAATAVAAGEADVTMLTPAVARSHEQAGKVKAILVVSKEPKAPTEWSDAVTTTEIGLPDEPWVSYRGFIVAPEVPQAHSDWLFELFKKGGEQAAPKERIANLPGASSIILDGEQTRKIVADAKVFAEPVIRELGLAYDQR, via the coding sequence GTGACGAGATTCAGGAATGCCGCAGCGGCTGCACTCTTGGTCCTGCTGGCCGCGGGCTGCACCTCGGGTGGCAGCGGGAGCGGCGACAGCGGGGCGAGCAACGAGGGCTGGACCCCCGAATACAAGGACGGCGTCCTCCAGCCCCTTCCCGACGGGTTCCCCAGCCGTCCGATCACCCTGCTCAACGTGGACGCGCCCGGCCACGACGACGGGCTCTACGCCCGGGCGATGCAGACGGCGCTGCGCGGCATCTCCCCGGTCACCGTCGAGGTCCGCGACCAGAACTACCCCACCTTCGGCACCTGGGCCGGCATCCAGTACATGCAGGACCAGTCCGGCGGCAAGGACGGCTACATCTGTGAGGTGGCCGCGATGGTCGGCGCCTCGCTCGATCTGCTCACCGAGCCGATCGAGGACGAGTTCGGGATGACGATCGAGGACTTCAACCCGATCGTCGTCACCGAGCAGACCCCGTTCGTCATGGTGACCCGCTCGAACGCGCCCTGGTCCAGCTACCAGGAGATGGTCGACGCGGCGAAGGCGAACCCGGGCACCGTGCGCTACGCGGCGGCCTCGGGCAGCCTGCTCGACATCGCCACCAACCGGCTGATGAGGGCCAACGGCTGGACGTCGAAGGTCATCCCGATGGAGGGCAGCGTCGACGCGGCGACGGCCGTGGCCGCCGGCGAGGCCGACGTGACCATGCTGACCCCGGCGGTGGCCCGCAGCCACGAGCAGGCCGGGAAGGTCAAGGCCATCCTCGTGGTCTCGAAGGAGCCCAAGGCCCCCACCGAGTGGTCCGACGCGGTCACCACCACAGAGATCGGCCTGCCCGACGAGCCGTGGGTCTCCTACCGCGGATTCATCGTCGCGCCCGAGGTCCCCCAGGCCCACTCGGACTGGCTGTTCGAACTGTTCAAGAAGGGCGGCGAGCAGGCGGCTCCGAAGGAGCGGATCGCCAACCTGCCCGGCGCCTCCAGCATCATCCTCGACGGCGAGCAGACCCGGAAGATCGTCGCGGACGCCAAGGTCTTCGCCGAACCCGTCATCCGGGAACTCGGCCTGGCCTACGACCAGAGGTAG
- a CDS encoding thiamine pyrophosphate-dependent enzyme gives MALGELETLGRVGAGVVVLVLNDRAYGAEIHHLRRHGLAEEVALFPRADLAGVARSLGVPAVTWEHGDDIGRLAEELPTNGPVLVDAQVTRAVVADKFARSSG, from the coding sequence ATGGCGCTGGGGGAGCTGGAGACCCTCGGCCGGGTCGGCGCCGGGGTCGTCGTGCTGGTGCTCAACGACCGGGCGTACGGGGCGGAGATCCACCACCTGCGCCGGCACGGCCTGGCCGAGGAGGTGGCGCTGTTCCCGCGGGCCGATCTGGCCGGCGTCGCCCGGTCGCTCGGCGTGCCGGCCGTGACCTGGGAGCACGGCGACGACATCGGGCGTTTGGCGGAGGAGCTGCCGACGAACGGCCCGGTGCTGGTGGATGCGCAGGTGACCAGGGCTGTCGTGGCCGACAAGTTCGCCCGGTCCTCGGGCTGA
- a CDS encoding thiamine pyrophosphate-binding protein translates to MGARQETAAVSMAAGFAWSAGRPAVCTVTHGPGLSNALTGLRSAVRDRLAVVLIVGDIRAEPGWSAQRVDHGQMLGWTEAAVLDCADPAGLAAAVADAFGRAGATRAPVVLNIRAELLAAPAVPQRPADPAPERAPVPEPDDGAVQRAAAALRAARRPLVLAGRGALWAGAGPALRELAERSGALLATTLPAKGLFRGDPFDLGVCGGYSTAVTRDLVAESDLALVVGAGLGGYTTDRDTLLAASRVVHCDLAPRPDARVAVPGDAAATVDRLLAAVRGGEPRRRTGEVAARIATAGDFADGTDAGGLDPRLVLRAVDRALPADRQVVTDVGHFTTFPSQLVGAGAGRYLPALGFAAVGLSVATGIGAALGRAGPTLVVVGTAAR, encoded by the coding sequence GTGGGCGCCCGGCAGGAGACCGCCGCCGTCAGCATGGCGGCCGGGTTCGCCTGGTCCGCCGGGCGACCCGCCGTCTGCACGGTCACCCACGGGCCCGGGCTGAGCAACGCGCTGACCGGGCTGCGCTCGGCGGTCCGGGACCGACTCGCGGTGGTGCTGATCGTCGGGGACATCCGCGCCGAGCCGGGCTGGAGCGCGCAGCGGGTGGACCACGGGCAGATGCTCGGCTGGACCGAGGCGGCGGTGCTCGACTGTGCGGATCCGGCCGGGCTTGCCGCCGCCGTGGCCGACGCCTTCGGCCGCGCCGGGGCCACCCGTGCCCCGGTGGTGCTGAACATCCGGGCGGAACTGCTGGCGGCGCCGGCCGTACCGCAGCGTCCCGCCGACCCGGCGCCGGAGCGGGCACCGGTGCCGGAGCCGGACGACGGGGCCGTGCAGCGGGCCGCGGCGGCGCTGCGCGCGGCGCGGCGCCCGCTGGTCCTGGCCGGCCGCGGCGCGCTGTGGGCCGGTGCCGGGCCGGCGCTGCGGGAACTGGCCGAGCGGTCCGGTGCCCTGCTGGCCACCACCCTGCCGGCCAAGGGCCTGTTCCGCGGCGACCCGTTCGACCTCGGCGTCTGTGGCGGCTACAGCACGGCCGTGACCCGGGACCTGGTCGCCGAATCCGACCTGGCGCTGGTCGTGGGCGCGGGTCTGGGCGGCTACACCACCGACCGGGACACCCTGCTGGCCGCGTCGCGGGTCGTGCACTGCGATCTGGCGCCCCGGCCGGACGCGCGGGTGGCGGTGCCGGGGGACGCGGCGGCGACGGTGGACAGGCTGCTGGCCGCCGTGCGCGGTGGCGAGCCGCGCCGGCGTACCGGCGAGGTGGCGGCCCGGATCGCGACGGCGGGCGACTTCGCCGACGGCACCGATGCCGGCGGTCTGGATCCGCGCCTGGTGCTGCGCGCGGTGGACCGGGCGTTGCCGGCGGACCGGCAGGTGGTCACCGACGTCGGGCACTTCACGACCTTTCCCAGCCAGCTCGTCGGCGCGGGCGCGGGCCGCTACCTGCCGGCGTTGGGCTTCGCCGCGGTGGGGCTGTCGGTGGCCACCGGCATCGGCGCGGCGCTGGGCCGGGCCGGGCCGACCCTGGTCGTGGTGGGGACGGCGGCGCGTTGA
- a CDS encoding enoyl-CoA hydratase/isomerase family protein: protein MNEMFDQVPGLVVGEPEPGVFELLIDRPHRRNAVTEEMMRALPDIVERINNRPDAAVLIVRGSGRAFCAGADLGVVNQRRRTDPPWRWPQLMGREAELLDGCEVTTIAVVDGPAVGLGMGLALSADICVVEPDGYFAEAHLALGLAPTAMAWWLPRMVGLQRASDIILTGRRVAGAEAAAIGLAARLAEPGQGRATALAIAREVADKPRDMARYAKLALRVAQDRERMTQVRQFGGMANRMHRAWLAAEHGAAGEGPPGTPGTSGAGGAATATTPDGE from the coding sequence ATGAACGAGATGTTTGACCAGGTGCCGGGCCTCGTGGTCGGCGAGCCGGAGCCGGGCGTCTTCGAACTGCTCATCGACCGGCCGCACCGGCGCAACGCGGTCACCGAGGAGATGATGCGCGCGCTGCCGGACATCGTGGAGCGGATCAACAACCGTCCGGACGCGGCGGTGCTGATCGTGCGCGGTTCCGGCCGGGCGTTCTGCGCGGGCGCCGACCTCGGCGTGGTCAACCAGCGGCGCCGTACCGATCCGCCGTGGCGGTGGCCGCAACTGATGGGGCGGGAGGCAGAACTCCTGGACGGCTGCGAGGTCACCACCATCGCGGTCGTCGACGGGCCGGCCGTCGGTCTGGGCATGGGACTGGCGCTCAGCGCCGACATCTGCGTGGTCGAACCCGACGGGTACTTCGCGGAGGCGCACCTCGCGCTCGGGCTGGCGCCGACCGCGATGGCGTGGTGGCTGCCGCGGATGGTCGGACTGCAACGGGCCAGCGACATCATCCTCACCGGCCGGAGGGTCGCCGGCGCGGAGGCCGCCGCGATCGGGCTGGCGGCCCGGCTCGCCGAACCGGGCCAGGGCCGCGCGACCGCGCTGGCGATCGCGCGGGAGGTCGCCGACAAGCCCCGGGACATGGCGCGCTACGCCAAGCTCGCCCTGCGGGTGGCGCAGGACCGGGAGCGGATGACGCAGGTGCGGCAGTTCGGCGGGATGGCCAACCGCATGCACCGGGCCTGGCTCGCCGCCGAGCACGGTGCGGCCGGCGAAGGCCCGCCCGGCACGCCCGGCACGAGCGGCGCCGGCGGCGCCGCCACGGCGACCACCCCGGACGGTGAGTGA
- a CDS encoding MFS transporter gives MAATRGRGRSASAVGAAVALQSAIMLPVFLVSTLAPYLERDIGLRESTLGLAVGTFYAVSGGTAVWLGRIVDRRSWQRGLYIAAFGALVPIAVLGALVTNTALLIAGMVMIAIVHSAGVGTTNLAIVDAVPPGRQGLAFGIKQAAVPAATLLAGVSVPVLAEQVGWRWAFLFAASLPLLAIGLTRWRHGDHAGASRDMAVRAASLADRSRRRRLRTLAAAFSVATFTTSSLSAFFVLFAVGRGMSPAAAGVTVAVASLLNITMRVSLGWLADRYRWQAFAQGGLVLAAGSVGFFLLVGATGRLLMVGALLAYGLGWAWQGLIHLGAVRLLPGAPGYATGVIRTGLAVGSATGPIFSGLLIGAVGYRPLWILLGCLAAGAAVAVLLTVRTAVEAA, from the coding sequence ATGGCCGCGACCAGGGGAAGGGGCCGTTCCGCGTCGGCGGTCGGCGCGGCCGTCGCGCTGCAGAGCGCCATCATGCTGCCGGTCTTCCTGGTCTCGACGCTCGCGCCGTACCTGGAGCGCGACATCGGCCTGCGGGAGAGCACCCTGGGCCTGGCGGTCGGGACGTTCTACGCGGTCTCCGGCGGCACCGCGGTCTGGCTCGGCCGCATCGTCGACCGGCGGAGCTGGCAGCGCGGCCTCTACATCGCCGCGTTCGGCGCGCTGGTACCGATCGCGGTGCTCGGCGCGCTGGTGACCAACACCGCGCTGCTGATCGCCGGCATGGTGATGATCGCGATCGTGCACTCCGCCGGGGTCGGCACCACAAACCTCGCGATCGTCGACGCGGTGCCGCCCGGCCGCCAGGGGCTCGCCTTCGGCATCAAGCAGGCCGCCGTGCCCGCCGCGACGCTGCTGGCCGGGGTGTCGGTGCCGGTCCTCGCCGAGCAGGTCGGCTGGCGCTGGGCGTTCCTGTTCGCCGCCAGCCTCCCGCTGCTGGCCATCGGGCTGACCCGGTGGCGGCACGGCGACCACGCGGGCGCGTCGCGGGATATGGCAGTCCGGGCCGCGAGCCTGGCGGACCGCAGCCGGCGGCGTCGGCTCCGGACGCTGGCCGCGGCGTTCTCCGTCGCCACGTTCACCACCAGCTCGCTGAGCGCCTTCTTCGTCCTCTTCGCGGTGGGGCGGGGCATGTCCCCGGCGGCGGCGGGCGTGACGGTGGCGGTGGCCAGCCTGCTCAACATCACGATGCGGGTGTCGCTGGGCTGGCTGGCGGACCGGTACCGCTGGCAGGCGTTCGCCCAGGGCGGGCTGGTGCTGGCGGCCGGGTCGGTCGGGTTCTTCCTGCTGGTGGGCGCGACCGGACGGCTGCTGATGGTCGGCGCGCTGCTCGCGTACGGGCTGGGTTGGGCCTGGCAGGGGCTGATCCACCTCGGTGCGGTCCGGCTGCTGCCGGGGGCGCCCGGGTACGCCACCGGGGTCATCCGGACCGGTCTGGCCGTCGGGTCGGCCACCGGACCGATCTTCTCCGGCCTGTTGATCGGGGCCGTCGGCTACCGCCCGCTGTGGATCCTGCTGGGCTGCCTGGCCGCCGGTGCCGCCGTGGCCGTGCTGCTGACCGTGCGTACCGCGGTGGAGGCCGCGTGA
- a CDS encoding acyl-CoA dehydrogenase family protein, whose product MNPFEPEGGEELRPFEETTRAFVEREIAPVEAELRAAGATGIPADVRTELQRKAKANGLWCFATPAGYGGAGLTATQLVAVLEQAVRHTYSLPDPGDGAFGYDPPVFLLEADDEQRAKYLLPTIEQGRQWFVAITEPTGGSDPARAIQTRAERIPSGWRITGRKQFISRVGESPLGVVLARTGTAAEKGGGISAFIVPRDSPGFSYRKVAVIRDHHTYEVALDGVEVPEENLLGEPGRGFELAKKWLARGRLSLAARSVGVAALALEMAVDYSGERSTFGRPLAQRQGIQWMLADCAVELYAARLIVRDAAAGVTAGRPSPTKTSTAKLVATETAYQVVDRVIQIHGGIGLCQEMPLEHWLRALRVNRVVEGATEVQKLVIARGLLPRRA is encoded by the coding sequence ATGAACCCGTTCGAGCCCGAGGGCGGCGAGGAGCTTCGACCGTTCGAGGAGACCACCCGGGCGTTCGTCGAGCGCGAGATCGCGCCGGTGGAGGCGGAACTGCGGGCGGCCGGGGCCACCGGCATCCCCGCCGACGTGCGTACCGAACTCCAGCGCAAGGCGAAGGCCAACGGGCTGTGGTGCTTCGCCACCCCGGCCGGGTACGGCGGCGCCGGGCTCACCGCCACCCAACTGGTCGCGGTGCTGGAGCAGGCGGTGCGGCACACCTACTCGTTGCCCGACCCCGGCGACGGGGCGTTCGGCTACGACCCGCCGGTCTTCCTCCTGGAGGCCGACGACGAGCAGCGGGCGAAGTATCTGCTGCCCACCATCGAGCAGGGTCGGCAGTGGTTCGTGGCGATCACCGAGCCCACCGGCGGGTCCGACCCGGCCCGGGCGATCCAGACCCGCGCCGAGCGGATCCCGAGCGGCTGGCGGATCACCGGTCGCAAGCAGTTCATCAGCCGGGTCGGTGAGTCGCCGCTGGGCGTGGTGCTGGCCCGGACCGGCACCGCCGCCGAGAAGGGCGGTGGCATCTCCGCGTTCATCGTCCCGCGCGACTCGCCCGGCTTCTCCTACCGCAAGGTCGCCGTCATCCGCGACCACCACACCTACGAGGTCGCGCTGGACGGCGTCGAGGTGCCGGAGGAGAACCTGCTGGGCGAGCCCGGCCGCGGCTTCGAACTGGCCAAGAAGTGGCTGGCCCGGGGCCGCCTCTCGCTGGCCGCCCGCTCGGTCGGCGTCGCGGCGCTGGCGCTGGAGATGGCGGTCGACTACTCCGGGGAGCGTTCGACGTTCGGCCGGCCGCTGGCGCAGCGGCAGGGCATCCAGTGGATGCTCGCCGACTGTGCCGTCGAGCTGTACGCCGCCCGGCTGATCGTCCGGGACGCCGCCGCCGGGGTGACCGCCGGGCGGCCGTCGCCGACGAAGACCTCGACGGCGAAGCTGGTGGCCACCGAGACCGCGTACCAGGTCGTCGACCGGGTGATCCAGATACACGGCGGGATCGGCCTGTGCCAGGAGATGCCGCTGGAACACTGGCTGCGGGCCCTTCGGGTCAACCGGGTCGTCGAGGGGGCGACCGAGGTGCAGAAGCTCGTCATCGCCCGCGGCCTGCTGCCCCGGCGTGCCTGA
- a CDS encoding enoyl-CoA hydratase/isomerase family protein — MTVESAETAPGVWRIRIANEAKRNALSAEVLADLATELEHAASTDSIKVVVLTAVGDFFCAGGDTARMGDQRPSPLAKRDYLAGGVGRLARRFAELDKPVIAGLNGPAIGAGVDLALWCDFRFAVPGAYLRLGFVDLGLTPGFGSAWLLTHLVGASRALEILLLGEKVPAGTARELGIYRSVTDTLDADVAAFAERLAAKPAPAVRVTKRLVQRAHQMDVMDSLEAAWSSFGLLQETPEHSEAVRALRARRPRKGDRA, encoded by the coding sequence GTGACCGTCGAGAGCGCCGAGACCGCGCCGGGCGTGTGGCGGATCAGGATCGCGAACGAGGCGAAGCGCAACGCCCTGTCCGCCGAGGTCCTCGCCGACCTGGCGACGGAGCTTGAACACGCCGCCAGCACCGACTCGATCAAGGTGGTGGTCCTCACCGCGGTCGGTGACTTCTTCTGCGCCGGCGGCGACACCGCCCGGATGGGCGACCAGCGGCCGTCGCCGCTGGCCAAGCGCGACTACCTGGCCGGCGGGGTCGGGCGGCTGGCCCGCCGGTTCGCCGAACTCGACAAGCCGGTCATCGCCGGGCTCAACGGTCCGGCCATCGGTGCCGGCGTCGACCTGGCCCTGTGGTGCGACTTCCGGTTCGCCGTCCCCGGGGCGTACCTGCGGCTCGGCTTCGTCGATCTGGGTCTGACCCCGGGTTTCGGCAGCGCCTGGCTGCTCACCCACCTGGTCGGCGCGTCGCGGGCGCTGGAGATCCTGCTCCTGGGCGAGAAGGTCCCCGCCGGGACCGCGCGGGAACTCGGCATCTACCGCAGCGTCACCGACACCCTGGACGCCGACGTCGCGGCGTTCGCCGAGCGGCTCGCGGCCAAGCCGGCACCGGCGGTGCGGGTCACCAAACGCCTGGTCCAGCGGGCGCACCAGATGGACGTCATGGACAGCCTGGAGGCCGCCTGGTCGTCGTTCGGGCTGCTGCAGGAGACACCGGAGCACAGCGAGGCGGTGCGGGCGTTGCGCGCGCGCCGCCCGCGGAAGGGGGACCGGGCATGA
- a CDS encoding acetate--CoA ligase family protein, which yields MTDWDPFFEPRVIAVVGASADPNRIGGRLVRYSVESGFTGRIIPVNPNREEVFGIRTRPSLADLDEAPDWVVVALPRERVTEAVEQAGRAGARNVSVVAAGFAETDDAGRALQQRLTEIAGRHGMRLLGPNSNGFMDVAGRAFFAFTPVIDSARPTPGDLAIVTQSAAVGTYLVNWCRRIGLGVRHWFHTGNEADITALELARVLAERGQVRGIALSLETVRDLEDLHDTLRALATAGIATAVLQAGTSTIGRLASQAHTAALIGDENDLLGDLIASAGGYPASSIAGLVNFLQVAVDHPALPADPRLGFVSTSGGVGVLMADAAETNGITMPTLSAPVQERIRGYAPFSHPANPVDTTAQVINQPETFPRILRDCVDSGEIDLLAVFIAHGLAGAGDRTLQRLVEAATSRPDAAFAALGILSADAASALRDAGVSTFSEPMDLTGALRATVDAAARRAAFARRAAGPRPTRDGGTGPTTLLDEIAGKRLLREAGATVAPGGTAADAQEAVRVATDLGFPVVAKLVSPGMPHKAQHGGVRLHLWNADAVRAAFDALTAIGRRKTPDDFTILLERQVTGVELFVARIRHPRLGPLVGIGPGGSDVERSGAVRWQWGPVGAAEVRAVSGLADAHADAVAALLAAMETIPANTVEVNPVFLTDDGQAVVADALIEIRTGSGGQP from the coding sequence ATGACCGACTGGGATCCGTTCTTCGAGCCGCGGGTGATCGCGGTCGTCGGCGCCAGCGCCGACCCCAACCGGATCGGGGGGCGGCTGGTCCGCTACTCGGTCGAGTCCGGCTTCACCGGCCGGATCATCCCGGTGAACCCCAACCGCGAGGAGGTCTTCGGCATCCGCACCCGGCCCAGCCTCGCGGACCTCGACGAGGCGCCCGACTGGGTGGTGGTGGCGCTGCCCCGGGAGCGGGTCACCGAGGCGGTCGAGCAGGCCGGCCGGGCCGGCGCCCGCAACGTGTCGGTGGTCGCCGCCGGCTTCGCCGAGACCGACGACGCCGGCCGGGCGTTGCAGCAGCGGCTGACCGAGATCGCCGGCCGGCACGGGATGCGGCTGCTCGGCCCGAACAGCAACGGCTTCATGGATGTCGCGGGCCGGGCCTTCTTCGCGTTCACCCCGGTCATCGACTCGGCCCGGCCCACCCCGGGCGACCTGGCGATCGTGACCCAGAGCGCGGCGGTCGGCACGTACCTGGTCAACTGGTGCCGGCGAATCGGCCTGGGGGTGCGGCACTGGTTCCACACCGGCAACGAGGCCGACATCACGGCTCTGGAACTGGCCCGGGTGCTGGCCGAACGCGGACAGGTGCGGGGCATCGCGCTCAGCCTGGAGACCGTGCGGGACCTGGAGGACCTGCACGACACCCTGCGGGCGCTGGCCACCGCCGGCATCGCCACCGCCGTGCTACAGGCCGGCACCTCGACCATCGGCCGGCTGGCCAGCCAGGCACACACGGCGGCCCTCATCGGCGACGAGAACGACCTGCTCGGCGACCTGATCGCCAGCGCGGGCGGCTACCCGGCCAGCTCGATCGCCGGCCTGGTCAACTTCCTCCAGGTCGCCGTCGACCATCCGGCGCTGCCGGCCGATCCCCGGCTCGGCTTCGTCTCCACCTCGGGCGGTGTGGGCGTGCTGATGGCCGACGCCGCGGAGACCAACGGCATCACCATGCCCACCCTGTCCGCGCCGGTCCAGGAGCGGATCCGCGGGTACGCCCCGTTCAGCCACCCGGCCAATCCCGTGGACACCACCGCCCAGGTGATCAACCAGCCCGAGACGTTCCCGCGGATCCTGCGCGACTGCGTCGACAGCGGCGAGATCGACCTGCTCGCGGTCTTCATCGCGCACGGGCTCGCCGGCGCCGGCGACCGTACCCTGCAACGGCTGGTCGAGGCCGCCACCTCCCGGCCCGACGCCGCGTTCGCCGCGCTGGGCATCCTGTCCGCCGACGCGGCGAGCGCGCTGCGGGACGCCGGTGTCAGCACCTTCTCCGAGCCGATGGACCTCACCGGCGCGCTGCGGGCCACCGTGGACGCGGCGGCACGCCGGGCCGCCTTCGCCCGCCGCGCCGCCGGGCCGCGGCCGACGCGGGACGGCGGCACCGGACCGACCACCCTGCTCGACGAGATCGCCGGCAAGCGGCTGCTGCGCGAGGCCGGCGCCACGGTCGCCCCGGGCGGCACCGCCGCCGACGCGCAGGAGGCGGTACGCGTCGCGACCGACCTGGGTTTCCCGGTGGTGGCCAAGCTGGTCAGCCCCGGCATGCCGCACAAGGCCCAGCACGGCGGCGTGCGGCTGCACCTGTGGAACGCCGACGCGGTGCGCGCGGCGTTCGACGCCCTCACGGCCATCGGCCGGCGCAAGACACCGGACGACTTCACGATCCTGCTCGAACGCCAGGTCACCGGGGTGGAGCTGTTCGTCGCCCGGATCCGGCATCCGCGGCTCGGCCCGCTGGTCGGCATCGGCCCCGGCGGCTCCGACGTCGAGCGGTCCGGGGCGGTGCGCTGGCAGTGGGGGCCGGTCGGGGCGGCCGAGGTGCGGGCCGTCAGCGGCCTCGCCGACGCCCACGCGGACGCCGTCGCCGCGCTGCTGGCGGCGATGGAGACCATCCCCGCGAACACCGTGGAGGTCAACCCGGTGTTTCTCACCGACGACGGCCAGGCCGTCGTGGCCGACGCGCTGATCGAGATCCGGACCGGTTCGGGAGGCCAGCCGTGA
- a CDS encoding enoyl-CoA hydratase/isomerase family protein, producing the protein MDYTTIEVTRDDRGAVRITLNRPQRRNAFNDTMLRELDRCARELNDDPTVRLVTLTGAGGDFCSGRDTAELSEVGARDSGRPVPAAGGHESSMFRALEMPTVALLDGAVVGGGLGFALQCDLRIATDRVKLYDGHLRAGMAPSVAAWYLPRATTVGRALRFCAHHRPVPPEDLGALGLFEAIVAPHELEAAHERLVAPFLGTDPRLLRHTKALLREAQTEGYEATMRRVGLVRAIERLGKPA; encoded by the coding sequence ATGGACTACACCACGATCGAGGTCACCCGCGACGACCGGGGCGCCGTCCGGATCACCCTGAACCGTCCGCAGCGGCGCAACGCCTTCAACGACACCATGCTCCGCGAGCTGGACCGGTGCGCCCGCGAACTGAACGACGACCCCACGGTGCGGCTCGTCACGCTCACCGGCGCCGGCGGCGACTTCTGCTCGGGCCGGGACACCGCCGAACTGTCCGAGGTGGGCGCCCGGGACTCCGGCCGGCCCGTCCCGGCGGCCGGCGGCCACGAGTCGAGCATGTTCCGCGCCCTGGAGATGCCCACCGTCGCGCTGCTGGACGGCGCGGTCGTCGGCGGCGGCCTCGGCTTCGCGCTCCAGTGCGACCTGCGGATCGCCACCGACCGGGTCAAGCTCTACGACGGTCACCTGCGCGCCGGCATGGCGCCCAGCGTCGCCGCCTGGTACCTGCCGCGGGCCACCACCGTGGGCCGGGCGCTGCGGTTCTGCGCCCACCACCGGCCGGTGCCGCCCGAGGACCTCGGCGCGCTCGGCCTGTTCGAGGCGATCGTCGCGCCGCACGAACTGGAAGCCGCGCACGAGCGCCTCGTCGCGCCGTTCCTCGGCACCGATCCCCGCCTGCTGCGGCACACCAAGGCGCTGCTGCGGGAGGCACAGACCGAAGGGTACGAGGCCACCATGAGACGCGTCGGCCTGGTACGGGCCATCGAGAGGCTCGGGAAGCCGGCATGA